The genomic segment TAAAATCCGTTCTACTTTTGATGCGACTGTTTGACTTGTTGCCACTCCAGAACCACATGCTACGATAACTTTTTTCACTGTAATCACTCTCCAAATTGTTTTTTTAGAAAATCACATAATGCTGTGCTATCATTGATTTGTTTCAGTTGTTCCACAAACGCTGCTTCCATGAATTTCTCCATGATACTTGAAAGCAGTGGAACTTGGTCTTTCGGTTGTTTGATTCCAAGCATAAAAATGACTTCCACATCAATCCATTTCTCGCTCGAACCCATTTGGATGAATGGGATTGGCGTCGAAAGTTTATTTACGAGCACAAAAGGCTGTTTGACATAAATAGTATCTGTGTGGGGAATGGCGATTTTAATCCCATTCATCTCTAATCCAGTAGGAAAAACTACTTCTCTATTCGTTACTGCTTCTCTAAAAGTCGCTTCTACATACTGTTCTTGTTCTAAAATTTTACTGGTGCATTCAAAAAGTTCCGCCTGACTTTGGTAAGTGGAATTTATCAGGGTTAACTCTTTTTGAAATAAATCATGGTAATCCACGTACCGCTCACCCCCTTTCAAGGATTTCAACAATTTTTTGTTTGTTAGTAGAAGCTAAAATTTCTGCTAATTTCTTCGGCTGTAAAAAAACTTCATTTAATTTTAGTAGTAATGGAATATGCTTATTCTGCTCTGAAGGTGCAAGAGCAATCATCATTTTGACTTTTGTACTCTGGGGTGTTTTTATCGCTGTTTTAAGAATCATTAATTGAATGTCTTGGGTTTTTGCGCCGTTTATTGGCTTGGCATGGGGCAAATAAATATTCGGGCCAATCATCATCTGTTCGTAATTTTGATAAAATATTTCTTCACACGTGCTGACATAACAGCTATCAATCGTTTTCCGTTTAAGCATTGGTGCGAATGCCTCGCGAACTAACTGATTCCACTCAGCAGGATGCTCTAAAAAATGAATTTGTTCTGCTGTAATTCGTAACTCTGCTGGCTGCTCTACCTGCGTTTCCACTTCTTTTTTATTGAAAAAAGATTCTACTTTGGCTTGCACTTGGCAGATTTTTTCTTCAGGAATTTCATCTTTTAACATCGCGAGTAGTTCTTTGGTTTTTTTATTGCTATCCATTTCGATTGCTTTATCTACTTGTCCTCTTAAGATTTGTCGGCTGTCTTTGCTCAAGATGGACGGAATGACAAATATAGTCGCATTACTTTGCACTGGTACGGTTGTAAAAATAAAATCAATATCCTTAGCAACAGTGTTTAACTGTCGTACCGCATAAGCTCCCTGAAAATCAATATTCGGGAACATCGTTTTTAAATTTTCGAGTAATAATTTCGAGATCGAGGTCCCGCTTTTGCAAAGTACAACTGCCCGAAAAATCGGCTGCTTAGTTTCCTCGATTTGATACATCCAACCAAGTACAATCATGGAAAGATAAACAATTTCCTCATCTGACCATTTATGCCCGACCAGCTTTTCGAATGGTTTCGATGCTTTTTCAACAATATTAAATGTTGGGGTATACTCACTAATAAACTGCTCTTTAAGTGGATTGTTAATTTGAAACCCTAGGATTGTTCGATAAATTGCTGGTCGGACATGTAAAATCACTTTTTCTTTAAATTCGTTTTTCTTAATGATTTCGATTGCGAAGTACATTTCAAGTAGGCGGATAAATTCATCCACGGCATAGGCGATTTCTTCACTGTCTGAGAAATGAAGGGCCGATTCAACTAAATTAGAAGCAAGTACTTGCAAGGATAAATAAAGTAAATCATTTTCACTTAAAAAGTCATAACCCCAAAACATTTCTTTCATAATCGGGAATTCACGGGTGTTTTTAATGTCATACATTTCGATTTTAAAAGTCCATTTCTTGTTCGTTACTTTGGCTCGTTTGATAATACCGTGAAGAATGTAAGGAAGTTCTTCCATCTGCTCATCTGTAAAAGTAATTTGCAACTTGCTTTCTACTTTTTCTAGACGTTTTTTCAGTAGAAATACCTCACTGACGGTAATTAGTTTTTTTTCGTCGAGGACAAATTTTCCGTAAGGTGTCTGGATAACTTCGCGAATTAGTTCGGCAAGCAAGTTACGAATTAAAAACTCCGAACCGGAAACCGCATAGCCATCTTTTCGTGAATAGTCTAATTGGATTTCAAACTCATGCATGCTCTCCTTAATACTTTTCACATCCGTCAGCATGGTGTTTTTACTTACATAGACATACTCCGCCAGCGCACCGAGCGACATATAGTGATTATGAAGCAATAATTTAATCATAATAAGTTTGCGCCGGATATTTACTTCATAAAAAGAAAATAATTGCTGTTCTTCTGCGGTTAACAGCCGATAACAAGCTTCCCTACAAGCATCTGTAACAAAAATCATGTCATGGTCAATCAAAATTGGTTCTGACTTTAGTAGATGGTTTATTTTTGTAATCTGTACGCTGATTGCTTCTGTCGATACTTTGAAGTTTTTAGAAACATTTTTTAGATTCACTTGCCGATTCAAGAGCAGATAAGTAATAAACTCCTTACAATTCTGTTCCATCTACTTTCCCCTCCCTTAACTTAATAGTAAATGATAACCCTTACATAAAAATGCTCATTCATCACAACTTGTCTTTTAACAGAAAGATTTATTGTGATGAGTCTTTTTTCCGGGTCACTTTTCATTATAAAATAGAAGCATTTGGAGGAATAGATGGAAAGCGAATGAAGACAATAAAAAACCCCCAAATTTTTGGGAGTTCGCTAGTTTTCAGTTACTATTTTTTTTATTATCTGCGCAACTTGGAATGCTTCTTTTTGATTCAATCTAGCATAAGTGACTCGAATGATTGTTTCTTTTACACCGAACAAAAATCCTGGCATAATCAGTAAATCATTATTCGCAAAAATATCGAAATCACGAATCGAGCGAAATTCCATCGGTAGGCTAATCCATAAATGAAAGCCCCCTGCTGGTTTATTGTAGATGAGCTCATTTGGTAAGGTTTCTTCTAGTGCTCTAATCAGAAAGTCCCTGCGCTCCATCAAAATTTGCTGCAATTGTTTTACATGGGCGTCATATCCAGTAGTATTAAGTACGGCACTTGCTAACACTTGTGGAAAAATACTTAAACCAAAATCCATTTCATTTCTAGCGAGTGCGAGTCGTTCGATTACTGCGGCTGGACCGATTAGCCAACCAATGCGTGTCGTTGATCCCATGATTTTTGAAAGCGAACCAATATATAAAACATTGTCTTTATCTAGTTGTTTGAGTGGCACAGGGATATTTTTGTCTAACGCAGCAAGTTCAGAAAATGGGTCATCTTCCACAATCGGGATTTGCAAATGAGCGCAAACTTTTACGAGTTCTTTTCTCCTTTGCAAACTCATTACTAGTCCAGTTGGATTTTGAAATGTCGGATTAACAAAAACCATTTTTACGCGATGCTTATGATATAAATCTTTTAACTCAGAAATAATAACTCCTTCTGAATCCATTGGTAATGCGAAAATCCTTAAACCTGCTGATTGAAATAATGATAAGGAATAAAAATAAGAAGGTGATTCAATCGCAACGGCATCCCCTGGTTTTAATAAGCATTGCGTAATCAGGAATAAAGCTTGTTGCGCACCAGATGTAATCAAGATTTGTTCGGGTCTAACATTTAAGTCATATGCCGCCCTCATTTGTTTCTCAATTGTTTCTCGAAGTGGCTGATAACCCGCCGCATCTTCTAACTGTTCTTCCGCAATAAAAGACTGCCATGAACGGCTTGGGGTTTCTAATTTTGGAGTCATTTCAAGTGGAAGCTCACCGGTCGAAGCATCAATTATTTTATCCGAGTGATGCTTTTCGATTATTCCCGTTTGACGAACATAAGGTACAGTTGGTGTAAATCCGCCTTGGGTCAAATAGTGCCGCCAATTCGTAGACTGACCTGCAAAAAGCCCCCATTTTTCCGCGTTAACAGTCGTACCGCTTCCTTGTTTTCGAACAATGACTGCTCTCGAAGTTAATTCGTCAAGCGCACGTACGACAGTAGAACGATTTACTCCAAACAAAGCAGCAAGTTTTCTTTCTGATGGTAATTTTTCTTCAGGCAAAAGTTCACCGTTCATGATTTTCGTTTCAATTAAATCAACAATTTGTAAGTAAATCGGTAATTTTGAGTCAGAATTTAGCTGCCACATTCATTTATCCCTCCCATTAAAATTGGATGGAGAATTTAACATCCAATTGGCCGTTTGTAAGAAATGGCTTTTAGCTTATCATAATAATCAGGTAAATTCAATTAAGTTGATGGAGGTTGTTAATATGGAGAAAAAAGTTGGTACAGATAGAGTAAAACGTGGTATGGCGCAAATGCAAAAAGGTGGCGTCATTATGGATGTAGTAAATGCGGAACAAGCAAAAATCGCTGAAGCTGCTGGTGCAGTTGCTGTCATGGCGCTTGAACGTGTTCCTTCCGATATCCGTGCAGCGGGTGGAGTAGCTCGTATGGCTGACCCTCGTATTGTTGAAGACGTGATGAATGCCGTTTCAATTCCAGTTATGGCAAAAGCAAGAATTGGTCATATAACCGAAGCTCGTGTTTTAGAAGCAATGGGTGTTGATTATATTGATGAAAGTGAAGTATTAACCCCTGCTGATGACGAATTCCATTTGTTAAAATCAGATTTTACTGTTCCATTCGTATGTGGTTGCCGTGATATCGGTGAAGCGTTGCGTCGAATTGGTGAAGGAGCCGCGATGCTTCGTACTAAAGGGGAACCTGGAACTGGAAATATCGTGGAAGCTGTCCGTCATATGCGCCAAGTAAACGGTCAAATCCGCCAAATTGCTGGTATGACAGATGATGAATTAATGGTTGCAGCAAAGAATTTCGGTGCTCCTTATGAATTAATCAAAGAAATTAAAACACTTGGTAAGCTTCCAGTTGTTAATTTTGCTGCTGGTGGAATTGCTACTCCGGCTGATGCAGCTCTAATGATGGAACTCGGAGCTGATGGTGTTTTCGTAGGTTCTGGTATTTTCAAATCCGATAACCCAGCTAAATTTGCCAATGCGATTGTCCAAGCAACTACTTACTATACGGATTATGAATTAATCGGCAAACTTTCTAAAGAGTTAGGTTCACCGATGAAAGGAATCGAAATGTCCCGCCTTAATCCAGAAGATCGCATGCAAGATCGGAGTTTTTAATATGAAAACAATTGGTGTTCTTGCGATTCAAGGAGCTGTTGATGAACATGTGCGCATGATTGAATCTGCTGGTGCTCTTCCTAAAAAAGTAAAACATGCAAGTGATTTAGCTGAACTTGATGGCCTTATTTTACCAGGTGGAGAAAGTACGACGATGCGCAAAATAATGAAGCATTACGACTTAATGGAACCTGTCAGAGCATTTGCGAAAGATGGGAAAGCAATTTTTGGTACTTGTGCTGGACTTGTTCTTTTATCAAAAGAAATTGAGAGCGGCGAAGAAAGTTTAGGCCTTATTGACGCAACTGCTGTCCGCAATGGCTTTGGACGTCAGAAAGAAAGTTTTGAAGCGGAATTACCTGTCGAAGTATTTGGATCAACTTCTTTTGAAGCAGTATTCATCCGCGCTCCTTATTTAACAGCGCCAAGCAAAAATGTCACTGTGCTAGCAACGATGGATGATAGGATTGTAGCAGCAAGACAAGATAAAATATTAGTAACCGCCTTCCACCCTGAATTAACAGATGATAATCGCTGGATGCGTTACTTTTTAGAAAAAATCGTATAAAAAAACAGTAGACTCACGCGAGTCTACTGTTTTTTGCTAATTATTTGTTTACTGCTTGAGCGGCAGTAATTAGTGTTAAATTATAAACATCGTCTGTATTACAGCCACGAGACAAGTCATTAACTGGTGCATTTAAGCCTTGTAAAATTGGGCCAACTGCTTCAAAATTACCTAAACGTTGCGCAATTTTGTAACCAATATTTCCTGCTTCTAGACTTGGGAAAATAAATACGTTTGCATCCCCTTTAATAACAGAACCTGGTGCTTTTTTCTCTGCAACAGTAGGAACAAATGCAGCGTCAAATTGGAATTCGCCATCAAGTGTAAGTTCTGACGCTTTTTCTTTTGCAAGTGCAGTTGCTTCTACAACTTTTTCTGTCTCATCGGATTTTGCAGAACCTTTTGTTGAGAAACTTAACATGGCAACACGTGGATCAATGCCAAAAATTGCCGCCGTTTCCGCACTTACAATAGCGTTCTCAGCTAAGTCTGCTGCAACTGGTGCGATATTGATTGCTACATCACTGAATAAGTAGCGTTCTTCCCCACGAACCATAATCATTGCCCCAGCCACTTTACTTACACCTGGTTTTGTTTTAATAATTTGTAGTGCTGGACGAACTGTGTCGCCTGTAGAATGAGCTGCACCACTTACTAATCCTTCTGCTTTACCTGTGTATACAAGCATAGTTCCAAAATAGTTTGGATCTGCAAGCATTTTACGAGCAGCTTCTTCAGTTGCTTTACCTTTACGGCGTTCCACAAATGCAGCCACTAATTCATCAAAAAGTGGATCAGTTGCAGGTTCGTGAATAGCGATTCCTTCAACAGAAACACCAATTTCTTTCGCTACTGCTTCTACTTCGCTTTTATTTCCAAGTAAAATCGGTGTAACAATGTTTTCTTTTTTTAGACGTGCAGCTGCTCCGACGATACGTTCATCCGTACCTTCTGGAAGTACAATGCGCACGTTTTTCCCAGTAACTTGTCCTTTAATCGTAGTAAATAAATCACTCATGTGTTATTTTCCTCCATTAATATAAAATGTTATAGATACTATTTTACTATAAAAACAAGTAACTTGATAGGTAAAAACCGATTAAAAACAGCTCTGGCACTTATTTCCGTGTATCAATACAGACGTAAAAAGGCATGACAATAAGACGAAAGAGCTATCTGAAGTTCAGAAACTTTTTTGCTGTTATACCATACTTTTTTGTCGTTTAACTAATTAAATCCAAAAAAAGCTTCATATTAAATTCCATTCGTGATAAAATGAACATAGTTGATAATGATTATCATATTCATTACATAATTTAAAAAGGAGGCCTGTTTGCTTATGCAATTAAATGAAACTGCCATTGGTGATAAAGTTTGTATTTCAGAATTAAAACTAGAAAACGCGATGCTTAAACGTCGCCTACTCGCGCTCGGCTGTGACGAAGGTTGTGAAATTTGTATCAAACAAAAAGGTTTATTTGGCGGACCATGTACTTTTGAAACAAAGGGGCAATATATTAGTATTAGGCAATGTGATGCTTGTGCCATTATGGTGGAACGCCGATGAGCCAAAATACGTTTTGTTTACTTGGAAATCCTAATACAGGAAAAACCTCTTTATTTAATGCACTAACTGGCTCTTATGAATACGTTGGGAACTGGAGCGGCGTCACAGTTGAAAAGAAAGTCGGTACTTTACGATCCAAAACGGGAAAATTAATTGATTTGCCAGGCATTTATGATTTAAACCCGATTTCACGTGACGAAACAGTGGTCACCCGTTTTTTATTAGAAGAAAAATTTGATTGCATGCTAAATATTGTCGATTCCTCGCAAATTGAACGAAACTTAAATTTAACGATTCAATTGCTTGAGTTTGGCGCGCCTGTTGTTATGGGACTAAATATGATTGATGTCGCAGCAGGTCGAGGCATTCATTTAAACATTCAAAATCTTGCTAAAAAACTCCGGATCCCGATTCTACCAGTCGTTGCTAGATCTGGCAAAGGAACCGATGATATTTTAACGACATTATCCGAAAAACACGTCGCACCAGCGATTCCACTAGTTTTACCGTACGGGCAACTAGCTGAAAAAGCCATTAGCGACATTCAAAATTTAACAAAAGATTTAATCCCTGCAAAACAGTCTCGGTGGCTGGCTGTACAATTTCTTTCAAAAAATGAAGTTACGGAAGAATTCTTAGCAACGAATTATGTTTTTGAACAACTTGTTTCCATTCGAAGTCAGCTCGAGGAAGCGCTTGATGGCAAACTAGAAAATCATTTTCACCAAGTTCGTGTTACTTATATTCAAGATATTTGTTTGACTTCCGTTGAATACACACGTACTTCTGATATCCCGCTATCTGACAAACTAGATAAAATTTTCACGCATAAATGGTTAGGAATTCCCATTTTCTTAGGGATTATGTGGTTGATTTTCCAAATAACCTTTACTTGGGTTGGCGCACCGCTATCTGACTTAATTGACGGCTTTATCGGCGGCACGTTTACTGACTTTGTTACCTCATTTTTAACTACGATTGGTGCATCTGGTTTTATTATTGACTTGATTGCGGATGGAATTATCGCTGGTGTTGGTGGCGTTCTCGTTTTTGTTCCGCAAATTTTAGTTATTTTTTTCTTCATATCTGTCCTAGAAGATTCCGGTTATATGGCGCGAATTGCCGTTGTGATGGACCGTATCATGGAAATGTTTGGTCTTAACGGAAAAGCATTTATCCCAATGATTATTGGTTTTGGTTGTAATGTTCCTGGAATTATGGCAGCAAGATCCATCGAGGAATCCAAAGAACGTATGCTCACAATTCTTGTTTCTCCTTTTATGTCATGTTCGGCACGCCTTCCAGTATATGCACTTTTCGTTGGCGTATTCTTTGAGCAGTATCAGGCGCTGGTCGTTCTTTCACTATATGTCATTGGTATTTTAATGGCGCTAATCGTCACTAAGATTCTTTCTAAAACACTGCTTAAAAAAGATAATTCCGTGTTTGTAGTAGAGCTACCACCTTACCGTCTTCCTTCACTAAGAACTTTATGGCGTAGCACTTGGGAAAAAGGAAAAGGATTTTTACGCAAAGCAGGAACATTTATTTTTGCCGGTTCGGTGATTATTTGGTTACTCAATTATGCTGGTCCATCTGGTTTTGGCGTTCCGATGGGAGAAAGTTTCTTAGCAATTATCGGCGGCGTCCTTGCACCACTACTCGTTCCACTTGGATTTGGAACTTGGCAAGCTGGAGCAACACTGATTCCCGGATTTTTAGCAAAAGAAGTGGTTGTTTCCACGATGGCAATCATTTACGCAGTTGGTGAAAGTTCGATGGGGAGTGTCGTTAGTACTTTCTATACCCCGCTATCCGCTTATTGCTTTATGCTATTTATTCTTTTATACATTCCTTGTCTGGCAACGGTTGCTGCAATTCGAAAAGAAACTAGTTCGTGGAAATGGACCGCATTCTCTGTCGCCTATCCACTCGTAACTGCGTATGTACTTGTATTTCTTGTCTATCAAATTGGTAGTTTGTTCGTTTAAGGAGGATGTTTTAAGTGAGTATTATCGTTAACTTATTGCTCGGTGGCGCCATTTTTGGCTATACCATTTACGCAATTATAAAATTTGTAAAACGTAGCAAAGAAGGAAAATGTGGCGGCTGCGAGTTGGAAAAAGCTTGTAACTGCGAATCCGAAGAACATACTAATTTGGATCATATATTTAAATGAAAAAGAAGAGCTGAATGGATTTCATTCGGCTCTTCTTTTTTATGACCTTTTTAGTCATTTACTTTAATTATTTTTATCACGTACTTGGCATTTATTTGAGCTGGAGAAGTTTCTTGGACGTTATAATCTTCTGCTAGTTGAATTTTAACTTTATCATTTTCACTTATATCGGTTAATTTAATTTTTGCACCATCTTCAATATAATATTTATCAGCTATTTGAAATCTGATCCCATCAGTACTTGGCTCAGTTCCTTCTTCCTGAAAATCTTTAATCAATATCGAACCAGTTTCCACCTTTTCAACTACACCACTAGCTTCGACAATTGATTCTTTTGCCGGAGGGGGCGAACAAGCAGTCAAAACTAGTAATAACAAAACAACGCTGCAAATTTTTTTCATTAGCTTACTCCTGTATCTTAATATAATTGTTTAGATTTTAGGCTTAATCATCACTTCGACAATTTCATACGGATTTCCTAATCGCGGAAAGGCTTTTTGGTGAAAACTTCCTGCACCAAGTCCCGCAGAAATAATCATTGTCTTGCCATCTTTCGTATGTTCACCATAAACATAATCAGGTAAAATTAGTCGCTGTGGGCCTGGAGCAATCGCACCTATATTAGTAAACGGGATTCGCACAATTCCGCCGTGCGTATGTCCGCTTAACGTTAAATCAAAATCATTAGCCACATATAGCTCAAAATAATCCGGCATATGGGAAAGTAATACTTGATAATAGGCTGGATTCTGTTGCTTTTTAATTTCTGCCAAACCTTCTTTATAATAAGGATAATCGTAAGCTAGATTGGCACTACTGCGCAATCCCGACATTTGAAATTTTTGTCCATCAACATCAATTGTCACCGTTTTATCTTCTAAGTTAATTACACCTGCTTCTTCTAAAAAAGGTTTGTAATCATCTTCGTACGCATTTTCAACATCATACTCATGATTCCCCGGCGAAAAATAAACTGGGGCAATTTTTGTTAATTGCTTAATCAAAGACTTTGGTATGCTATCTCCTTGTTTATCAAACAAGTCTCCTGTAATCGCAATGACATCCGGCTTTAATTCCGAAACTTTCGAGACCAACTTGCTATTGTTATCGCCAAATTCACTAAAATGCAAATCTGATAATTGCACAAGTTTTATTTCTTTTGCTATTTTGTCTGAAGTCACCTCATATTGCTTGACAGTTAACCTTGTCCCAGCAAACCAACCCACAACAAGCAAAATCGAAATAACGCCAAACACAATAATCAGCTTCTTTTTCCAAGTCATTTTTTCACCTCTATGCTGTCTCATTTTTCACCAAAAAAGGCTCTGCTGTATGAAACAGCAAAGCCCTCATTTCATTACTTAACAGGTGGATTAGAGACAATCGCTGTGATTTTACCAGCTATTTCCCAAGTTTTCACATCATTTGGTAAAACAAAATGGTCACCTTTTTTTATAGTTTGTTCGTTACCAGCAATTGTAAGTACTGCTTCTCCGTCTAAAATACTAACTAACGTGTAAGGCGCTTTTGCTGTGAATTCAGCAGCCCCATCCACTTTCCAT from the Listeria seeligeri serovar 1/2b str. SLCC3954 genome contains:
- a CDS encoding PTS sugar transporter subunit IIA, with the translated sequence MDYHDLFQKELTLINSTYQSQAELFECTSKILEQEQYVEATFREAVTNREVVFPTGLEMNGIKIAIPHTDTIYVKQPFVLVNKLSTPIPFIQMGSSEKWIDVEVIFMLGIKQPKDQVPLLSSIMEKFMEAAFVEQLKQINDSTALCDFLKKQFGE
- a CDS encoding BglG family transcription antiterminator, with the protein product MEQNCKEFITYLLLNRQVNLKNVSKNFKVSTEAISVQITKINHLLKSEPILIDHDMIFVTDACREACYRLLTAEEQQLFSFYEVNIRRKLIMIKLLLHNHYMSLGALAEYVYVSKNTMLTDVKSIKESMHEFEIQLDYSRKDGYAVSGSEFLIRNLLAELIREVIQTPYGKFVLDEKKLITVSEVFLLKKRLEKVESKLQITFTDEQMEELPYILHGIIKRAKVTNKKWTFKIEMYDIKNTREFPIMKEMFWGYDFLSENDLLYLSLQVLASNLVESALHFSDSEEIAYAVDEFIRLLEMYFAIEIIKKNEFKEKVILHVRPAIYRTILGFQINNPLKEQFISEYTPTFNIVEKASKPFEKLVGHKWSDEEIVYLSMIVLGWMYQIEETKQPIFRAVVLCKSGTSISKLLLENLKTMFPNIDFQGAYAVRQLNTVAKDIDFIFTTVPVQSNATIFVIPSILSKDSRQILRGQVDKAIEMDSNKKTKELLAMLKDEIPEEKICQVQAKVESFFNKKEVETQVEQPAELRITAEQIHFLEHPAEWNQLVREAFAPMLKRKTIDSCYVSTCEEIFYQNYEQMMIGPNIYLPHAKPINGAKTQDIQLMILKTAIKTPQSTKVKMMIALAPSEQNKHIPLLLKLNEVFLQPKKLAEILASTNKQKIVEILERG
- a CDS encoding aminotransferase-like domain-containing protein, which codes for MWQLNSDSKLPIYLQIVDLIETKIMNGELLPEEKLPSERKLAALFGVNRSTVVRALDELTSRAVIVRKQGSGTTVNAEKWGLFAGQSTNWRHYLTQGGFTPTVPYVRQTGIIEKHHSDKIIDASTGELPLEMTPKLETPSRSWQSFIAEEQLEDAAGYQPLRETIEKQMRAAYDLNVRPEQILITSGAQQALFLITQCLLKPGDAVAIESPSYFYSLSLFQSAGLRIFALPMDSEGVIISELKDLYHKHRVKMVFVNPTFQNPTGLVMSLQRRKELVKVCAHLQIPIVEDDPFSELAALDKNIPVPLKQLDKDNVLYIGSLSKIMGSTTRIGWLIGPAAVIERLALARNEMDFGLSIFPQVLASAVLNTTGYDAHVKQLQQILMERRDFLIRALEETLPNELIYNKPAGGFHLWISLPMEFRSIRDFDIFANNDLLIMPGFLFGVKETIIRVTYARLNQKEAFQVAQIIKKIVTEN
- the pdxS gene encoding pyridoxal 5'-phosphate synthase lyase subunit PdxS, which encodes MEKKVGTDRVKRGMAQMQKGGVIMDVVNAEQAKIAEAAGAVAVMALERVPSDIRAAGGVARMADPRIVEDVMNAVSIPVMAKARIGHITEARVLEAMGVDYIDESEVLTPADDEFHLLKSDFTVPFVCGCRDIGEALRRIGEGAAMLRTKGEPGTGNIVEAVRHMRQVNGQIRQIAGMTDDELMVAAKNFGAPYELIKEIKTLGKLPVVNFAAGGIATPADAALMMELGADGVFVGSGIFKSDNPAKFANAIVQATTYYTDYELIGKLSKELGSPMKGIEMSRLNPEDRMQDRSF
- the pdxT gene encoding pyridoxal 5'-phosphate synthase glutaminase subunit PdxT; amino-acid sequence: MKTIGVLAIQGAVDEHVRMIESAGALPKKVKHASDLAELDGLILPGGESTTMRKIMKHYDLMEPVRAFAKDGKAIFGTCAGLVLLSKEIESGEESLGLIDATAVRNGFGRQKESFEAELPVEVFGSTSFEAVFIRAPYLTAPSKNVTVLATMDDRIVAARQDKILVTAFHPELTDDNRWMRYFLEKIV
- the pta gene encoding phosphate acetyltransferase — encoded protein: MSDLFTTIKGQVTGKNVRIVLPEGTDERIVGAAARLKKENIVTPILLGNKSEVEAVAKEIGVSVEGIAIHEPATDPLFDELVAAFVERRKGKATEEAARKMLADPNYFGTMLVYTGKAEGLVSGAAHSTGDTVRPALQIIKTKPGVSKVAGAMIMVRGEERYLFSDVAINIAPVAADLAENAIVSAETAAIFGIDPRVAMLSFSTKGSAKSDETEKVVEATALAKEKASELTLDGEFQFDAAFVPTVAEKKAPGSVIKGDANVFIFPSLEAGNIGYKIAQRLGNFEAVGPILQGLNAPVNDLSRGCNTDDVYNLTLITAAQAVNK
- a CDS encoding FeoA family protein, yielding MQLNETAIGDKVCISELKLENAMLKRRLLALGCDEGCEICIKQKGLFGGPCTFETKGQYISIRQCDACAIMVERR
- the feoB gene encoding ferrous iron transport protein B codes for the protein MSQNTFCLLGNPNTGKTSLFNALTGSYEYVGNWSGVTVEKKVGTLRSKTGKLIDLPGIYDLNPISRDETVVTRFLLEEKFDCMLNIVDSSQIERNLNLTIQLLEFGAPVVMGLNMIDVAAGRGIHLNIQNLAKKLRIPILPVVARSGKGTDDILTTLSEKHVAPAIPLVLPYGQLAEKAISDIQNLTKDLIPAKQSRWLAVQFLSKNEVTEEFLATNYVFEQLVSIRSQLEEALDGKLENHFHQVRVTYIQDICLTSVEYTRTSDIPLSDKLDKIFTHKWLGIPIFLGIMWLIFQITFTWVGAPLSDLIDGFIGGTFTDFVTSFLTTIGASGFIIDLIADGIIAGVGGVLVFVPQILVIFFFISVLEDSGYMARIAVVMDRIMEMFGLNGKAFIPMIIGFGCNVPGIMAARSIEESKERMLTILVSPFMSCSARLPVYALFVGVFFEQYQALVVLSLYVIGILMALIVTKILSKTLLKKDNSVFVVELPPYRLPSLRTLWRSTWEKGKGFLRKAGTFIFAGSVIIWLLNYAGPSGFGVPMGESFLAIIGGVLAPLLVPLGFGTWQAGATLIPGFLAKEVVVSTMAIIYAVGESSMGSVVSTFYTPLSAYCFMLFILLYIPCLATVAAIRKETSSWKWTAFSVAYPLVTAYVLVFLVYQIGSLFV
- a CDS encoding FeoB-associated Cys-rich membrane protein, with amino-acid sequence MSIIVNLLLGGAIFGYTIYAIIKFVKRSKEGKCGGCELEKACNCESEEHTNLDHIFK
- a CDS encoding metallophosphoesterase; the encoded protein is MTWKKKLIIVFGVISILLVVGWFAGTRLTVKQYEVTSDKIAKEIKLVQLSDLHFSEFGDNNSKLVSKVSELKPDVIAITGDLFDKQGDSIPKSLIKQLTKIAPVYFSPGNHEYDVENAYEDDYKPFLEEAGVINLEDKTVTIDVDGQKFQMSGLRSSANLAYDYPYYKEGLAEIKKQQNPAYYQVLLSHMPDYFELYVANDFDLTLSGHTHGGIVRIPFTNIGAIAPGPQRLILPDYVYGEHTKDGKTMIISAGLGAGSFHQKAFPRLGNPYEIVEVMIKPKI